One window from the genome of Gimesia aquarii encodes:
- a CDS encoding RNA polymerase sigma factor yields MNRSENQRIDDRQLINSGYRYAMSLSHDQHDAEDLIQQACLKVLRSQGTLVSKSYLFTAVRNLFYDGLRKQRSISEERVTEDSIADKNASHTRAVDQKLDLEEILGCLRSEEREVLFLQCVEGYTAEEIGTLTNQPRGTVLSLLSRAKQRLNKRFDPNQMMRTK; encoded by the coding sequence TTGAATCGATCTGAGAATCAACGCATTGATGATCGACAGTTGATTAATTCGGGGTATCGTTACGCCATGTCACTCAGTCACGATCAGCACGATGCCGAAGACCTGATACAGCAAGCATGTTTGAAAGTGCTTCGTAGCCAGGGGACTCTGGTTAGTAAGAGCTATCTCTTCACGGCGGTTCGGAATTTGTTTTATGATGGTTTGCGTAAACAGCGTTCAATTTCGGAGGAGCGAGTAACAGAGGATTCTATCGCGGATAAAAATGCTTCTCATACCCGTGCTGTGGACCAAAAACTTGATCTTGAAGAGATTCTGGGTTGTCTTCGTTCTGAAGAACGCGAAGTATTATTTCTGCAGTGTGTTGAAGGCTACACGGCTGAGGAAATTGGTACGTTGACAAATCAACCACGTGGTACTGTGTTGAGTCTGCTATCTCGTGCTAAGCAGCGGCTCAACAAACGATTCGATCCAAATCAAATGATGAGGACAAAATGA